One Amaranthus tricolor cultivar Red isolate AtriRed21 chromosome 10, ASM2621246v1, whole genome shotgun sequence genomic window carries:
- the LOC130825078 gene encoding F-box/kelch-repeat protein At3g06240-like: MGGKGVLVNETLHWNMTRIRTSNARFITGFDLVNETFKDVKMPKQFLDNADLLEFRLSEMGGNLCVWDEDIYGKVEIWMLMQYGAWDSWTKLFKIDTILGLHNFYGCIENGKVLVQTNDGSLLLTDLDQDLSKSISLVKNLGDIEVLSYIRTLVSPFL, from the coding sequence ATGGGTGGTAAAGGAGTTTTGGTGAATGAGACATTGCATTGGAATATGACCCGAATTCGAACATCGAATGCTAGGTTTATAACCGGATTTGATTTAGTGAATGAGACCTTCAAGGATGTGAAGATGCCTAAACAATTTTTGGATAATGCTGATCTTTTGGAATTTAGATTGAGTGAAATGGGTGGGAATTTGTGTGTTTGGGATGAAGATATCTATGGAAAGGTTGAAATTTGGATGTTAATGCAATATGGGGCGTGGGATTCTTGGACAAAACTCTTCAAAATTGATACAATTCTGGGTTTGCACAATTTCTATGGATGTATAGAGAATGGGAAAGTTTTGGTGCAGACAAATGATGGTAGTCTCTTGCTTACTGATCTGGATCAAGATTTGTCAAAATCTATCTCATTAGTGAAAAATTTGGGTGATATTGAGGTACTGAGCTATATTAGGACTCTTGTTTCACCTTTCCTATGA
- the LOC130824847 gene encoding putative F-box protein At1g47730: MERYRKRKKRRLKKDNNDHQNDEVQSSKNLPLSLVELPQELVFSEILTRLPVNSLTRFKSVSKTWNSIFSTPYFIKSHIKCTNSNPFVSTKCVFIKSDYYFYILNYGAYDKYPDDNHGEKGLTLIKSLHFYDNGVNTFLIGSCNGLICFGRGNKFNGFDYYFHVYNPIMGKSLHVFDP; encoded by the coding sequence ATGGAAAGGTACAGAAAAAGGAAGAAACGAAGGTTGAAGAAAGACAACAATGATCACCAAAACGACGAGGTTCAATCATCCAAAAACCTTCCTCTCTCCCTTGTAGAATTACCTCAAGAGCTCGTCTTTTCTGAAATCCTCACAAGATTACCAGTAAATTCCTTAACCCGTTTCAAATCTGTGTCAAAAACATGGAATTCTATATTTTCAACCCCTTATTTCATCAAATCTCATATAAAATGCACTAATTCAAACCCATTTGTGTCTACAAAATGTGTCTTTATTAAATCTGATTATTACTTTTACATTCTTAATTATGGTGCATATGATAAATACCCAGATGATAATCACGGAGAAAAGGGTTTAACTTTGATAAAAAGTCTCCATTTTTATGATAATGGTGTTAATACTTTTTTGATTGGTTCATGTAATGGGTTGATATGCTTTGGGCGTGGCAATAAATTTAATGGTTTCGATTATTACTTTCATGTTTATAATCCAATTATGGGTAAATCTCTACATGTATTTGATCCTTGA